In a genomic window of Bordetella petrii:
- a CDS encoding DUF2857 domain-containing protein, whose translation MSNPHPLNQAVIAQALHDLRNGQLRRAKSMGFDDADLDALKHPALASVLANALVSWCCVTVNRDVVQRLLHQAEDVSQEVVRIDRLLRLGASTELISKFFGLTHQEIALRRSIIGLPKRKGRHPVLTEEQDCDLWNRWSETVKERGVALTNETAMLDIAADLAESMNLPISVIWSAIGRWIDEGLV comes from the coding sequence ATGTCGAATCCTCATCCTCTCAATCAGGCAGTAATCGCGCAGGCGCTCCACGATTTGCGCAACGGTCAGTTGCGCCGCGCCAAGTCCATGGGATTTGACGACGCGGATCTCGATGCACTTAAACATCCCGCATTGGCCAGCGTGCTGGCCAATGCCCTGGTCTCCTGGTGCTGCGTAACGGTCAATCGCGATGTCGTGCAACGCCTGCTGCATCAGGCCGAGGACGTGAGCCAGGAGGTGGTCAGGATCGACAGGTTGCTGCGCCTGGGCGCCAGTACGGAACTCATCAGCAAGTTCTTCGGCCTGACCCACCAGGAGATCGCCTTGCGCCGCAGTATCATTGGCCTGCCGAAACGCAAGGGGCGTCACCCTGTCCTGACAGAAGAGCAGGATTGCGATCTATGGAACCGCTGGTCGGAAACCGTCAAAGAGCGCGGTGTGGCGCTGACCAACGAAACGGCGATGCTCGACATTGCCGCAGACCTTGCCGAAAGCATGAATCTGCCCATCTCAGTCATCTGGAGCGCCATCGGCAGGTGGATCGATGAAGGGCTGGTTTGA
- a CDS encoding STY4528 family pathogenicity island replication protein, which translates to MSMDRSRRSSGPVSLGDLFDQALQRMQVQQPQPAPAQTAPSRQTDGFIFSGNRHDSVPRALLTDNRLTPLERNAWQVFRLLLNDDGITALPTYDQLAPWLASMPCATRASHETVARALTLLRLTRWISLVRCRRDPRTGRIQGNLYVLHDEPLTPYEAIQLDADYLGLVSQSLAHASKSIQRVGVHTLKEMNDDPLLSGRELPSRLQVISQRLAAQGWTKSATYPQPVDNYESEDGENGLLRNRDAPSSESEVGEKPRKTGSLRNPKTDSTVRKEKEIKEVRTVPRGLGMLRLPERFMSLKAEQQSGALAALQPVDPDLHQAVLDEWDARCRASTVRNPAGYLFGIIQKAMRGEFRAWAGQRTLPDKTATPPQEPRQPVDPEVAQAHIARLRSMLRLS; encoded by the coding sequence TTGAGCATGGACCGCTCACGCCGATCAAGCGGTCCCGTATCGCTGGGCGACCTTTTCGATCAGGCGCTTCAGCGAATGCAGGTTCAGCAACCGCAGCCCGCACCGGCCCAGACAGCCCCATCGCGCCAGACTGACGGTTTCATTTTCAGCGGCAATCGCCATGACTCCGTGCCTCGCGCCTTGCTCACGGACAATCGCCTGACGCCGCTGGAACGCAACGCCTGGCAAGTGTTCCGGTTGTTGCTCAACGACGATGGCATCACGGCTCTCCCGACCTACGACCAGCTTGCCCCCTGGCTGGCCTCTATGCCGTGCGCCACCCGAGCCTCGCATGAAACCGTGGCACGCGCGCTGACTCTGCTACGCCTCACACGCTGGATAAGCCTGGTACGATGCCGGCGTGACCCCAGGACAGGGCGCATCCAGGGCAACCTTTATGTCCTGCATGACGAGCCACTCACTCCCTACGAAGCCATTCAGCTCGACGCCGATTATCTGGGGCTGGTCAGCCAGTCACTGGCGCATGCCAGCAAATCCATCCAACGCGTCGGCGTCCACACGCTCAAGGAAATGAACGATGACCCGCTGCTCAGCGGCAGGGAACTGCCGAGCCGGCTGCAGGTGATATCGCAGCGTCTGGCAGCACAAGGATGGACGAAGTCCGCGACTTATCCACAGCCTGTGGATAATTACGAATCCGAAGACGGAGAAAACGGCCTTCTTCGGAATCGTGACGCACCTTCTTCGGAATCCGAAGTGGGCGAAAAACCCCGGAAAACCGGCTCACTTCGGAATCCGAAGACCGATAGTACAGTACGTAAAGAAAAAGAAATAAAAGAAGTACGTACAGTACCGCGCGGGTTGGGCATGCTTCGCCTTCCCGAGCGCTTCATGTCGCTCAAGGCAGAACAGCAATCGGGTGCATTGGCCGCGTTGCAGCCGGTTGATCCCGACCTGCATCAGGCTGTTCTCGATGAGTGGGATGCACGCTGCCGAGCGAGCACCGTGCGCAATCCGGCCGGTTACCTGTTTGGCATTATCCAGAAAGCCATGCGCGGTGAGTTCCGTGCTTGGGCTGGACAGAGGACGCTGCCCGATAAAACGGCCACACCGCCCCAGGAACCACGGCAACCTGTAGATCCGGAAGTCGCTCAGGCTCACATCGCCCGGCTACGCTCGATGCTTCGCTTGTCGTAG
- a CDS encoding ParB family protein has protein sequence MADISEQEMAAKLMSDGFGRAGPVAGALTDPVSDTPMVVTLDELRPYELDPRLTRNPLYDEIKASIRERGLDAPPPITRRPGSAHYIIRNGGNTRLAILRELWTETRDERFFRIGCLFRPWPERGEIVALTGHLAENELHGSLSFIERALGVEKVRELYEQEDGKSLSQSELARRLKADGYPVPQPHISRMQEAIQYLLPAIPNVLYGGLGRHQVEQLTGLRRAGARIWEARAATKQVDVDFATLFQDVLAVFDGTPGNFNIQRVQDELIGQMADLLGVVYDTLALEIVDSEKRWQVLTSEPAAAPPATPAVATLPQTAPAQLSPPTPSTPPQRETPVAASESSLQTKPSPMQPPASDDQPDDESQRSALLQEHIISPAPTTDRLQSIQRLIADHTGEAHNDFESNVLQAIPVQVGGLYPISDVWHIDPGLDEPNRLRTHIAQFALEIASEAGVGDHIVPSDDGIGFSCATDIERMDSAGAMALPGATLTLLHVLSAPYLSASASPARIDTSQLAGDLAVLLLGMAQRATPSRGQSHVLTDNGLVKLFRLVRLSRRLLEIEAGTMDGDSAMPGS, from the coding sequence ATGGCTGATATCTCCGAACAGGAAATGGCGGCGAAGCTGATGAGCGATGGCTTCGGCCGCGCTGGCCCGGTGGCCGGCGCACTGACCGATCCGGTCTCGGATACCCCGATGGTCGTAACGCTTGATGAGTTGCGTCCGTACGAGCTTGACCCGCGCCTTACCCGCAACCCGCTCTATGACGAAATCAAGGCCTCGATCCGCGAACGCGGCCTGGACGCACCACCGCCGATCACCCGCAGGCCTGGTTCAGCCCACTACATCATTCGCAATGGAGGCAACACCAGGCTGGCCATACTGCGCGAATTGTGGACCGAGACCAGGGATGAACGCTTCTTCCGTATCGGTTGCCTGTTCCGCCCCTGGCCTGAGCGCGGCGAGATTGTCGCCCTAACTGGGCACCTCGCAGAGAACGAATTGCATGGCAGTCTGTCGTTCATCGAACGCGCGCTCGGCGTGGAAAAAGTTCGTGAACTCTACGAGCAGGAAGACGGTAAGTCGCTGTCGCAATCGGAGCTTGCCCGGCGTCTCAAAGCCGACGGCTATCCTGTTCCACAGCCGCATATCAGCCGCATGCAGGAGGCCATCCAGTACCTGCTGCCGGCAATCCCGAACGTCCTCTACGGAGGGCTGGGCCGCCATCAGGTCGAGCAACTGACCGGCTTGCGCCGGGCCGGCGCCAGGATCTGGGAGGCACGCGCCGCGACCAAACAGGTGGATGTTGATTTCGCCACACTGTTCCAGGACGTTCTTGCCGTCTTCGATGGGACGCCCGGCAACTTCAACATCCAGCGCGTTCAGGACGAACTGATCGGCCAGATGGCCGACCTGCTCGGTGTGGTGTATGACACGCTCGCTCTCGAAATCGTCGACTCCGAGAAGCGCTGGCAAGTTTTGACCAGTGAACCCGCCGCGGCACCACCGGCCACGCCTGCCGTGGCGACATTACCGCAGACCGCGCCTGCGCAACTTTCCCCGCCCACACCCTCGACGCCACCGCAGCGTGAGACGCCAGTCGCGGCATCAGAGTCCAGCCTGCAGACGAAGCCTTCCCCGATGCAGCCTCCTGCATCTGACGATCAGCCGGACGATGAAAGCCAGCGGTCTGCGCTGCTTCAGGAGCACATTATCTCGCCTGCTCCAACGACCGATCGCCTCCAGTCGATCCAGCGCCTGATTGCCGACCACACTGGAGAGGCGCACAACGACTTCGAAAGCAACGTCCTTCAGGCTATCCCCGTGCAGGTCGGCGGCCTGTATCCGATCTCGGATGTATGGCACATCGATCCCGGCCTGGACGAACCCAACCGTTTGCGTACGCATATTGCGCAGTTCGCACTGGAAATTGCCAGTGAAGCTGGCGTGGGAGACCATATCGTCCCGTCCGATGACGGTATCGGCTTCTCATGCGCGACCGATATCGAGCGCATGGACTCGGCCGGCGCAATGGCGCTCCCCGGTGCAACCCTGACGCTGCTGCACGTCCTGAGCGCGCCTTATCTGTCGGCCAGTGCCTCCCCTGCGCGTATCGACACTTCGCAATTGGCAGGAGATTTGGCCGTCCTGCTGCTGGGGATGGCACAGCGGGCTACCCCCTCTCGGGGCCAGTCCCATGTCCTGACCGACAACGGCCTGGTGAAACTGTTCCGGCTGGTGCGGCTCTCGCGTCGACTGCTGGAGATTGAGGCAGGCACCATGGATGGCGATAGCGCCATGCCTGGGTCATGA
- a CDS encoding DNA cytosine methyltransferase, which yields MNHPNLQYGSVCSGIEAVSLAWKPLGWHPAWFSEIDPFPNAVLAHHYPDVPNLGDMTGIADQILAGTAPAPDILVGGTPCQAFSVAGARGGLSDPRGALTLKYTELASAIDQTRQQQHQQPSVIVWENVPGVLSDKSNAFGCLLGALAGESRELQPAGAKWTNAGCVSGPRRRIAWRVLDAQLCEAPHN from the coding sequence ATGAACCATCCCAACCTTCAATACGGCAGCGTCTGCAGCGGCATCGAGGCCGTGAGCCTGGCCTGGAAACCGCTCGGCTGGCATCCGGCCTGGTTTTCGGAAATCGATCCGTTCCCGAATGCCGTACTCGCCCACCATTACCCCGACGTCCCCAACCTCGGCGACATGACGGGGATCGCCGATCAGATTCTCGCCGGCACCGCGCCTGCGCCCGACATTCTGGTCGGGGGCACGCCTTGCCAGGCGTTCAGCGTGGCCGGTGCGCGCGGCGGTCTGTCCGACCCGCGTGGTGCCCTGACCCTCAAATACACGGAGCTTGCAAGTGCCATCGACCAGACCCGTCAGCAACAGCATCAACAGCCCTCGGTCATCGTCTGGGAAAACGTCCCCGGCGTCCTCTCCGACAAATCCAATGCTTTTGGATGCCTTCTGGGAGCACTGGCCGGCGAAAGCCGCGAACTGCAACCAGCAGGGGCCAAATGGACGAACGCAGGTTGTGTGTCTGGACCCCGCCGCCGCATCGCGTGGCGGGTACTCGACGCTCAATTATGTGAAGCTCCACATAATTGA
- a CDS encoding PFL_4669 family integrating conjugative element protein translates to MANETESLQLNLGSLRSAMSLTLHTHHASRIWHGRTPSEGKPGIIGLNGFVAIMNKLKRGAEQDDPYSDWWMLRIEDKLSTTKEQLQTLREQVDQALADIPQALSLGENLNVQPVKLPLFVSSQLGFMAVYLLADYDDLARRLILAHHTALIDRSTLERWLGEGAHSLRSLFSLAQQYRYSGTKRDDFAANNAAARAAVEKYGELPQDVLEGERRSRFAPPLIRRSPPASATSRSGTSAVVPGSDADQTAPADSDDEAEGEASASSDEEDASA, encoded by the coding sequence ATGGCCAACGAAACAGAATCTCTGCAATTGAACCTGGGGTCCCTGCGCAGCGCGATGTCGCTGACGCTGCACACCCATCATGCCTCGCGCATCTGGCACGGGCGTACACCATCCGAAGGCAAGCCCGGCATCATCGGCCTCAACGGCTTTGTCGCCATCATGAACAAGCTGAAGCGCGGAGCCGAGCAGGACGATCCCTATTCGGACTGGTGGATGCTGCGCATCGAAGACAAGCTCAGCACGACCAAGGAGCAGCTTCAGACCCTGCGCGAGCAGGTGGACCAGGCGCTCGCCGACATCCCGCAGGCGCTCAGCCTTGGCGAAAACCTCAATGTCCAGCCGGTCAAGTTGCCGCTGTTTGTTTCCTCGCAGCTCGGCTTCATGGCCGTGTACCTCCTGGCCGACTATGACGATCTTGCCCGGCGTTTGATCCTGGCGCATCACACGGCCCTGATCGACCGCAGCACGCTCGAACGCTGGCTGGGCGAAGGCGCGCATTCCCTGCGCAGTCTGTTCAGCCTGGCGCAGCAGTATCGCTACTCCGGCACGAAGCGCGACGACTTCGCAGCCAACAACGCCGCAGCACGTGCAGCCGTGGAGAAATATGGCGAACTGCCGCAGGACGTTCTCGAAGGCGAACGCCGCTCCCGCTTCGCGCCGCCGCTTATCCGGCGTTCGCCACCGGCCTCAGCGACCAGCCGGTCCGGTACATCGGCTGTCGTGCCGGGCAGTGACGCCGACCAGACTGCGCCAGCCGATTCCGATGACGAAGCCGAGGGTGAAGCATCCGCGTCTTCGGACGAAGAGGATGCATCAGCATGA
- a CDS encoding ParA family protein, translated as MQVISVISTKGGVGKTTIAANLGGFIADAGLRVLLLDLDIQPTLSSYYELADRAPGGVYELLAFNERDIAQLASRTAVERLDIVLSNDQHRQLNTLLLHAPDGRLRLRNLLPAFEPHYDLVLIDTQGSRSVLLEMAVLASGSAVSPITPEILAAREMRRGTVQLIQDIGPYRHLGIEPPPLQLLINRVPAVSSNARLIRQTLRMIFREQTGVQVLETEVPAIEAFPRAATQSLPAHRVEHRRPTGRLAPAALDIIRSLATELCPQWRERFNLVTGKIGRRHSHVERP; from the coding sequence ATGCAGGTGATTTCCGTCATCTCTACCAAAGGCGGCGTTGGCAAGACGACGATCGCCGCAAACCTCGGTGGCTTCATCGCCGACGCGGGGCTGCGGGTGCTGCTTCTCGATCTCGACATACAGCCCACGCTCTCGTCGTACTACGAATTGGCTGACCGCGCGCCCGGCGGCGTCTATGAGTTGCTGGCCTTCAATGAGCGCGACATCGCGCAGCTGGCTTCGCGCACGGCGGTCGAGCGCCTGGACATAGTTCTGTCCAACGACCAGCACCGGCAATTGAATACGCTGCTGTTGCATGCCCCTGATGGCCGGTTGAGGCTGCGAAACCTCTTGCCGGCGTTCGAGCCGCACTACGACCTGGTTTTGATCGACACCCAGGGTTCCCGCAGCGTGCTTCTCGAAATGGCGGTACTGGCATCCGGGTCCGCGGTTTCGCCGATCACGCCCGAAATCCTTGCCGCTCGCGAAATGCGTCGTGGCACCGTGCAACTCATCCAGGATATCGGCCCGTATCGCCATCTCGGCATTGAGCCACCGCCCTTGCAGTTGCTGATCAACCGGGTGCCCGCCGTGTCATCCAATGCCCGCCTGATCCGGCAGACATTGCGGATGATCTTCCGTGAGCAAACAGGCGTCCAGGTTCTTGAGACCGAAGTCCCCGCGATAGAGGCATTTCCACGTGCGGCAACGCAGAGTCTTCCGGCTCACCGTGTCGAACACCGGCGCCCGACAGGCAGGCTCGCCCCTGCCGCACTCGACATCATCCGCTCCCTGGCCACCGAGTTATGCCCGCAATGGCGTGAGCGTTTCAACTTGGTCACCGGCAAGATCGGGAGGAGGCATTCTCATGTCGAACGCCCATGA
- a CDS encoding site-specific integrase produces the protein MKNGNVVQDTARLVEELTGKLEVMGYSGATITRLNSIWRNLVPYANENACGAFSMEVAREFIQSHYGHRLDDPDASHNIHRAIHLLSDFQRYGTVFKQSHATLKGFTKSYRQVFEGFLQHLSAQGVAPGSLRTWRSRLFRLEYFLLHHGIEEFRLIRIQHINSYIESLAGFSSNTVGSTLRILKQLFQYACSNGFHVESFDNAIPIVRRQRRQRLPTVFSVGETEKILSAIDRSNALGKRNYAIFLLLARMGLRISDVRGLMFHHFDWSRNVISIVQQKTKKPVDLPIMDEVGWAIIDYLRNGRPHSECPLVFIKHIAPFDGLTSALHQQMLQYLRRADIHVPANKPRGVHSLRHSLATTLLQKQVPIQTISHTLGHLDIGSTSGYVQVNLPQLRLCALEVA, from the coding sequence ATGAAGAACGGAAATGTCGTACAGGACACGGCTCGGCTGGTAGAAGAACTGACCGGGAAGCTGGAAGTGATGGGCTACAGCGGCGCCACTATCACCCGCCTTAATTCGATCTGGAGAAATCTGGTTCCCTATGCCAACGAGAACGCTTGCGGTGCGTTTTCGATGGAAGTGGCTCGCGAGTTCATCCAGAGCCACTATGGACACCGCCTTGATGACCCCGACGCTTCCCACAACATCCATCGGGCAATCCATCTTCTCAGCGACTTCCAACGGTATGGGACCGTTTTCAAGCAATCACACGCCACGTTGAAGGGTTTCACCAAATCCTATCGTCAAGTGTTCGAAGGCTTTCTGCAGCACCTGTCCGCCCAAGGGGTTGCCCCTGGGTCGCTCCGCACGTGGCGAAGTCGGCTGTTTCGACTTGAGTATTTCCTGCTCCATCACGGCATTGAAGAATTCCGACTTATCCGGATTCAACACATCAACTCGTACATTGAGTCGTTGGCCGGATTCTCATCGAATACCGTCGGCTCGACGCTGCGGATTCTGAAGCAGCTCTTTCAGTACGCTTGCTCCAACGGATTTCATGTCGAGAGCTTCGACAACGCGATACCCATTGTCCGACGCCAAAGACGTCAGCGACTGCCAACAGTGTTCTCAGTTGGTGAGACCGAGAAGATCCTGTCTGCGATTGACAGGAGCAATGCGCTGGGCAAGCGCAACTATGCGATCTTTCTTCTGCTGGCAAGAATGGGGCTGCGGATCAGTGATGTTCGTGGACTGATGTTCCATCACTTTGACTGGTCAAGAAATGTCATCTCCATCGTCCAGCAAAAGACAAAAAAGCCAGTTGATCTTCCGATCATGGATGAAGTTGGATGGGCAATTATTGACTACCTGCGGAACGGGCGGCCGCATTCGGAATGCCCACTCGTATTCATAAAACATATCGCCCCGTTCGATGGTCTGACGTCTGCTTTACATCAGCAAATGCTTCAATACCTTCGCAGGGCGGATATCCATGTTCCGGCGAACAAGCCCCGAGGCGTTCATTCACTGCGACATAGTCTGGCGACGACTTTGCTGCAGAAGCAGGTTCCAATTCAAACCATCTCTCATACCCTGGGCCATCTCGATATTGGCAGCACCAGCGGGTACGTTCAGGTCAACCTGCCGCAGCTGCGCCTGTGCGCTCTGGAGGTGGCCTGA
- a CDS encoding single-stranded DNA-binding protein: MSTHYYGEGNIGSAPDYREFPNGNDEPRRLLRLNVYFDNPVPTKDGFEDRGGFWAPVEIWHRDAEHWKGLYQKGMRVLVEGRAVRDEWEDADENERVTFKIEARRIGILPYRVEAVTLGAKPQEIEGEAETKPKETRGQKEPKQGKA; the protein is encoded by the coding sequence ATGAGCACGCACTACTACGGCGAAGGCAACATCGGTTCTGCGCCGGACTATCGGGAGTTTCCGAACGGGAACGACGAACCGCGCAGGCTGCTGCGCCTGAATGTCTACTTCGATAACCCGGTGCCCACCAAGGATGGTTTCGAGGATCGCGGCGGCTTCTGGGCCCCTGTGGAAATCTGGCACCGCGACGCCGAGCACTGGAAGGGCCTGTACCAGAAGGGCATGCGCGTTCTGGTCGAAGGACGCGCCGTTCGCGACGAGTGGGAGGATGCGGACGAAAACGAGCGCGTCACCTTCAAGATCGAGGCCCGGCGGATCGGCATCCTTCCCTATCGGGTCGAGGCCGTGACGCTCGGCGCGAAGCCACAGGAGATCGAGGGCGAAGCGGAGACGAAGCCGAAGGAGACCAGGGGACAGAAGGAACCGAAGCAGGGTAAGGCGTAA
- a CDS encoding IS3 family transposase (programmed frameshift) — MGNPRARYTQEFMLEAVRMVRGGQSMAAVAKILGISPKTLHNWVKADAAGKLNGAGKQVSPEQMEIARLRAELARVKMERDILGKSHGVLCEGVGMKYAWIELHSRQWPVSLSCQVLGVSPSGYHARKVRDVDTDRPRRRISNDALLVHIKAVHAESKGEYGWPRVWKQLLVQGIRVSKDRVQRLMKLHGIKAKTKRRFKVTTDSKHSLPVAPDLLQRDFSPARPDQVWTTDITYIWTDEGWLFLTVILDLFSRQVVGWSMQPHMRTELVSDALRMAWFRRRPQAGLILHSDRGSQYCSHDFQDLLKGYGMRSSMSRRGNCWDNAPTESLWGSLKRARILGQRFATRREAMDEVIDWLSFYNHSRLHSTLGYVSPMQFERDWYAAQNQRVA; from the exons ATGGGTAATCCGAGAGCTCGATATACGCAGGAATTCATGCTGGAAGCCGTGCGCATGGTCCGCGGCGGCCAGAGCATGGCGGCGGTGGCGAAGATACTGGGCATCAGCCCGAAGACGCTGCACAACTGGGTGAAGGCCGATGCCGCTGGGAAGCTGAACGGCGCAGGCAAACAGGTTTCTCCAGAACAGATGGAGATTGCCCGGCTGCGCGCGGAGTTGGCACGCGTGAAGATGGAGCGCGACATATTGG GGAAAAGCCACGGCGTACTTTGCGAAGGTGTCGGCATGAAGTACGCCTGGATCGAGCTTCACAGCCGACAATGGCCGGTGTCCCTGAGCTGCCAGGTGCTGGGTGTCAGCCCCAGCGGTTACCACGCGCGCAAGGTGCGGGATGTCGATACTGACCGACCGCGCCGACGCATCAGCAACGACGCTCTGCTGGTGCACATCAAGGCCGTGCACGCTGAATCCAAAGGCGAGTACGGCTGGCCGCGCGTGTGGAAGCAACTGCTGGTCCAGGGCATTCGCGTCAGCAAGGATCGTGTCCAGCGGCTCATGAAGCTGCACGGCATCAAGGCGAAGACCAAACGCCGGTTCAAGGTCACGACCGACAGCAAACACAGCCTGCCGGTCGCACCGGACCTGCTGCAACGAGACTTCTCTCCCGCGCGTCCCGACCAGGTCTGGACTACGGACATCACGTACATCTGGACGGACGAGGGTTGGCTGTTTCTGACCGTCATTCTCGACCTGTTCAGCCGTCAGGTGGTGGGCTGGTCGATGCAGCCGCACATGCGCACGGAGCTGGTGTCTGATGCGCTGCGTATGGCGTGGTTTCGCCGCCGTCCGCAAGCGGGCCTGATCCTCCACAGTGACCGTGGCAGCCAGTATTGCAGTCATGACTTCCAGGACCTGCTCAAGGGCTACGGCATGCGCAGTTCGATGAGCCGTCGAGGCAATTGCTGGGACAACGCACCGACCGAGAGCCTGTGGGGATCGCTCAAGCGTGCACGCATCCTCGGCCAGCGCTTTGCAACGCGTCGCGAAGCGATGGACGAGGTAATCGACTGGTTGAGCTTCTACAATCATTCGCGCTTGCACTCGACGTTGGGCTACGTCAGCCCGATGCAATTCGAGCGGGACTGGTACGCCGCCCAGAACCAACGGGTGGCATAA
- a CDS encoding DUF3158 family protein — translation MNAPSRFEALEQADFQKLEHAAYLKGLLRPFKGNGELATWASQCEALRDDLIGLAQRKVLAQARSHPFNLLPVQLAQQTTGAGTTFLRWRNLDRSSMGVALWEGLIASPATPIGLIDDLLALEQQRIVLNMQISLCHTIARQGVECASKLVSAQAAHQRRAAGGTGTGPSNGGSSS, via the coding sequence ATGAACGCGCCAAGCCGCTTTGAGGCGCTGGAACAGGCTGACTTCCAGAAGCTGGAACACGCAGCCTACCTAAAAGGCCTTTTAAGACCCTTTAAAGGTAATGGGGAGCTTGCGACCTGGGCCAGCCAGTGCGAAGCGCTGCGGGACGACCTGATTGGATTGGCGCAGCGCAAGGTGCTGGCGCAGGCCCGCAGCCATCCCTTCAACCTGCTGCCCGTTCAACTGGCCCAGCAGACCACTGGCGCAGGGACAACCTTTCTTCGCTGGCGCAACCTCGACCGTTCCAGCATGGGCGTGGCGCTGTGGGAAGGACTGATTGCCAGCCCCGCCACGCCGATCGGCCTGATTGACGACCTCCTTGCGCTGGAACAGCAGCGCATCGTGCTGAACATGCAGATCAGCCTGTGCCACACCATTGCCCGGCAGGGGGTGGAATGCGCCAGCAAGTTGGTATCGGCGCAGGCGGCTCACCAACGCCGCGCCGCCGGCGGGACCGGAACTGGTCCATCGAATGGCGGGTCATCGTCATGA
- a CDS encoding DNA-methyltransferase: protein MSRPVNDAGRWLDRTHAGDCRQLLKRMYQDGVRVQMCVTSPPYFGLRSYLPAGHPDKRLEIGRQITVRKYIRDLVDVFRAVRQVLADDGTLWVVIGDTYAATRTWQAPSTRGGPKHAAAQQAAGGMRTGDGLKPKDMMGIPWALAFALRRDGWYLRQDIVWAKPNPMPESVADRCTRSHEYLFLLAKNRHYYFDQDAIREPSTDPRGPGNIRPVSAPPGERASSGNANLRGSLHKIGARSTRNRRDVWTIASKPFRGGHFAVFPDTLVTPCILAGSRAGDTVLDPFMGSGTTAVAALRLQRHFIGCELNRSFIDQQRLH from the coding sequence ATGAGCAGGCCTGTCAATGATGCGGGTCGCTGGCTCGATCGCACCCATGCCGGCGATTGCCGCCAGTTGTTGAAACGGATGTACCAGGACGGCGTACGGGTGCAGATGTGCGTGACCAGTCCTCCGTACTTCGGCCTTCGCAGCTACCTGCCCGCAGGACATCCGGACAAGCGCCTGGAGATCGGACGGCAGATCACCGTTCGGAAATACATCCGCGATCTGGTAGACGTGTTCCGCGCGGTTCGCCAGGTGCTCGCCGATGACGGCACGTTGTGGGTCGTCATCGGGGATACCTACGCCGCAACCCGGACATGGCAGGCGCCGAGCACCCGCGGAGGCCCCAAACACGCTGCTGCCCAACAGGCCGCCGGCGGCATGCGAACCGGGGATGGGCTCAAACCCAAGGACATGATGGGCATTCCCTGGGCGCTTGCTTTCGCCTTGCGCAGGGATGGCTGGTATCTGCGCCAGGACATTGTGTGGGCCAAGCCCAATCCGATGCCTGAAAGCGTGGCAGACCGTTGCACCCGCTCGCATGAATATCTGTTCCTGCTCGCCAAGAATCGCCACTACTACTTCGATCAGGACGCGATCCGCGAACCCTCTACCGATCCTCGCGGCCCCGGAAACATCCGCCCTGTCAGCGCACCGCCTGGCGAACGCGCTTCCAGCGGCAACGCCAATCTGCGCGGTAGCCTGCACAAGATCGGCGCGCGCAGCACCCGCAACAGGCGCGATGTCTGGACCATCGCGAGCAAGCCATTCCGCGGGGGCCATTTCGCTGTGTTCCCCGACACCCTCGTGACGCCGTGCATTCTCGCCGGCTCTCGCGCTGGCGACACCGTACTCGATCCATTCATGGGCAGCGGCACGACCGCCGTGGCAGCACTACGCCTGCAACGGCATTTCATCGGCTGCGAATTGAACCGGTCGTTCATCGACCAGCAGCGCCTGCACTGA